The stretch of DNA CGAACTCGGCTATTGGATGGGCCTGCGGATCTGGCAGCGTTACTACGCCGCCGCCCCCGACAAACACGCCGCGCTCAGGGCGATGCTGGCGGTCCGCGATCCCCGCGCGATTCTCGCCGCCGGAACATACAAGCGCCGCGGAGGTTCCCTCTAAAGGCGACGAAATGCCGCTGCGGCTTCCCGCGGCGCAACAATTACGCTATGGCGCGCGCCAACCCCGTTCCTCGTTTCAAGAGAATACATTCATGAGCCTCCGCAACGTGGCGATCATTGCGCACGTCGATCACGGCAAGACGACGCTGGTCGACCAGCTCTTCCGCCAGTCCGGCACCTTCCGCGACAACCAGCGCGTCGAAGAGCGCGCAATGGATTCGAACGACCTCGAAAAAGAGCGTGGCATCACCATTCTCGCCAAGCCGACCTCGGTCGACTGGACCCCTCCCGGCGAGTCCGAGAGCATCCGCATCAACATCGTCGACACGCCCGGCCACGCCGATTTCGGCGGCGAAGTCGAGCGCATCCTGTCGATGGTCGACGGCGTCGTCCTGCTGGTCGACTCGTCGGAAGGCGCGATGCCGCAGACCAAGTTCGTCACCGGCAAGGCGCTCGCGCTCGGCCTGAAGCCGATCGTCGTCGTCAACAAGGTCGATCGTAACGACGCGCGCATTCAGGAAGTGCTCGACGAAGTGTTCGACCTGTTCGTGTCGCTCGACGCGAACGACGACCAGCTCGACTTCCCCGTGCTCTACGCATCGGGTCGCAACGGCTATGCCTCGACCGACATGGACGCGCGCGAAGGCACGCTGATCCCGATGTTCGAGACGATCGTGAAGCACGTGCCGCCGCCCGCCGTGGAAGTCGCCGGCGTGCCGTTCACCTTCCTCGTCACGCTGCTCGACCGCGATCCGTTCCTCGGCCGCGTCCTCACCGGCCGCGTCAATTCGGGTACCGTGAAGACCAACCAGCCGATCCACGCGCTGGATAACGACGGCAAGATCATCGAAACCGGTCGCGCCTCGAAGATCATGTCGTTCCGTGGTCTCGACCGCGTGCCGGTCGACGAAGCCAAGGCCGGCGACATCATCTCGCTCGCAGGGCTTTCGGTTGCGACCGTGGCCGACACGATCGCCGACATCACGGTGACCGAGCCGCTGCACGCGCAGCCGATCGATCCCCCCACGCTGTCGATGCGTTTTGCCGTGAACGATTCGCCGATGGCGGGCCGCGAAGGCACCAAGGTGACGTCGCGCATGATCCGCGAGCGCCTGTTCCGCGAAGCCGAGTCGAACGTCGCCGTGAAGGTGACCGAGGCGGCCGACAAGGACAGCTTCGAA from Sphingomonas faeni encodes:
- the typA gene encoding translational GTPase TypA; translation: MSLRNVAIIAHVDHGKTTLVDQLFRQSGTFRDNQRVEERAMDSNDLEKERGITILAKPTSVDWTPPGESESIRINIVDTPGHADFGGEVERILSMVDGVVLLVDSSEGAMPQTKFVTGKALALGLKPIVVVNKVDRNDARIQEVLDEVFDLFVSLDANDDQLDFPVLYASGRNGYASTDMDAREGTLIPMFETIVKHVPPPAVEVAGVPFTFLVTLLDRDPFLGRVLTGRVNSGTVKTNQPIHALDNDGKIIETGRASKIMSFRGLDRVPVDEAKAGDIISLAGLSVATVADTIADITVTEPLHAQPIDPPTLSMRFAVNDSPMAGREGTKVTSRMIRERLFREAESNVAVKVTEAADKDSFEVAGRGELQLGVLIETMRREGFELGISRPRVLFGEDENGKKTEPYETVIIDVDEEHSGTVVEKMNTRKAEMTDMRPSTGGKTRITFSAPSRGMIGYHGEFLSDTRGTGIMNRLFEKYGPHKGPIEGRKNGVLISNGSGEANNYALGPLEERGILFVGHGEALYEGMIVGENAKPDDLEVNPMKTKALTNFRASGGKDDQVRLSPPKRATLEQAIAYIDDDEMVEVTPKSIRLRKRFLDANERKRASRAKQSA